The genome window CTGACCAGCCAGTCCTCCGATTCCCAAGATTTCTCCCTTTCTCAACTCAAAAGAGATGTCTTTTAAAATTTTTCCAAAATTTAAATTATTTATTCGAAGGATGACTTCATCGGTATTCAAACTTAATTTTTCTTCAAAGGTTACTTTTTGGGTTTCACCAGTAATATAGCTCACAATTTTTTCAGGATCTCGTCCGTCGTTGGTAAAATCGATGTTGGCTACGTTTTCTCCATTTCTAAAAATGGTTACATCATCACATATTTCCATAACTTCCCAGAGCCGATGGGAAGTAAAGATCATTGCTACTCCCTTCTGTGCCAAACTTTTCATAGATATAAAGAGGCTTTTCACTTGTGCTTGTTCTAACGCCGCGGTTGGCTCGTCAAGAATGAGAAGCTGAGGGTTTTCAGAAATTGCCTTGGCTATTTCAACGATTTGCATTTCTCCCGGGTTCAATTCATTTATTTTTTTGTTGATATCCAAGTCGGGGAGCAGTTGGTTTAAAATTCTTTCTGAGAGTTCTTTGGCATGGATATTGTCTAAAAAAATTCCATTTTTTTGTTCAGCGCCCAGCACGATGTTTTGCCACACGGTCAAATCCGGTACTAAGCTTAGATTTTGGAATACCATTGCGATTCCATCTTTCCTGGCTTCACTGGGATTGCGGTATTTCATCGGCTTACCATTATAAATTATTTCTCCTTCATCGGCAGAATAAACACCGGTAATAATCTTGGAAATAGTACTTTTTCCTGAACCATTCGCTCCTAAAAGACCAGTTATTCGCCCCTGGTAACAGCGTAAATTTCCATTGGAAAGAGCAACAACTCCTCCAAATCTCTTTTTAATACCTTTGGCTTCCAGGATTAACACAGCCATCACTCACCTCATAAAAAGATAAAAATAATTTTCTTTTTGTTTCATCCAAAAAGAGGGAGGTCAATAATACTGACCTCCCCTATCAATTGATAAATTAATTTTGAAAAATATTTCCTCTACTCAAAAAGCTCGGCAACCTTTTCTTCTGACATAATTTCACTTAACAAGAAATCATCGGGTTGGTCTTTTAGAAGCTCCCAACCTTCGTCGAAATTCTCATCAGTAATAAACATTCCAACTTTGTAGAAATAGGTATTGTCAACTAATATTCCTGGTTTAAAGTTCTTTCCATTATAGAGCTGTAATGCCATGCGGAAAGCCGTCCCGCCGATTCCTGGAGGATTAGGTTGAGCACAAGCTTTAAAATCGGCACCCTGATCTCTTAATTTCTTCCATTCTTTAAAGAAAGCGGTTCCTGGATCACCGAACATGACTTTGGGAAGTTTATTGGCATCAAGGAACGCCGATAGAACACCAAAGGCCATACCATCTTGGGTAAAAACTGCATCGATTTGCTGCCCGGAGCCGATAATCTGGGTTGCTACTTCTTTAGCTTTGGTTTGATCCCAACCACCAGTAGTATTGGCAATTAATTTAATGTCCGGGTATTTTTTCAAAACATCATCGGTTGCTCGAATTCGATCGTTGTTTGCTGGATGACCATCCAAGCCGTAAATTTGGATAGCATTGCCTTTTTGTAGTGTTGAACAAATGTATTCAGCATTTTTAGTATTCCAGGCATAATGGTCCAGGGTTACATTAAGAACATTAGGGGCAGTGACGGTGGCATCATAGGCAATAACTAAGATTCCTTCATCCTGAGCTTCGCTGATGACACCATTCAGGGCGTCGGGCGAATTGGGATTAACCATAATAATATCAACACCTTGGGAGATGAAATCACGCAAAATGTTGGCTTGCTCGGTCGCATCACCATTGGTTATGTTGTTGACAATTTTATAATCAGCAATTTTCCCGGCAGCTTTATATTCGTTTCCTACTTCTTCCAAAGCGGCAATCATGATATTCCGCCATGAGGTTCCTGACGAGCCAGTAGAAATACCAACCACTGGTGGTTCTTGAGCAATACTTCCTACTGAAAAAGCAAAAACCAACCCAAAAGCTACTAAAAGAGCAACGATCTTTGATATTCTTTTAATCATATTAGTAACCTCCTCATTTTTTTTAAATTTTTAAAAGAACAACCTGCTTCATTCTTCACTATAGAATTATATTTCACCTCCCTCTTCAATAAATATTATTATAGTATGAAACTCATGAATTATTTTAAACCACATACTGATTGAGATACTGCTTACTTAAAATCAATGATTTTTTTCGAGAATCCAAGGAATCTTCAAAAGACCGATCTTCGACTTCAACACAGACACAACCTTGGTATTCAATATCAGTTAGAGCGGAAATAAACTTCCCCCAGTTAACATCTCCCAATCCTGGCAGTTTGGGGGCATGAAACTCCAGGGGTGCAGCCAGAATTCCAACCTCATCTAATTTATTTTGAAAAACCTTTGCATCTTTAATATGAACATGGAATAATTTGTCTTTAAACTCATAAATGGGTTTTATATAATCTATCCGTTGCCAGAGCAAGTGGGAAGGATCATAATTCAAGCCAAAATTATCACTTTTTATTTCTTCAAACATTCTCCTCCAAATCGCTGGAGTAGTTGCTAAGTTATTCCCTCCTGGCCACTCGTCGTTGGTAAAAAACATGGGGCAATTTTCGATCCCTATCTTTATATTACTTGCTTCAGCGTGTTTAATAATAGCCGGCCATACTTTTTTGAAGGTTTTAAAATTATCTTCAATACTCTTATTCTTATCTTTACCAATAAAGGTATTGACATTTTTTAGTCCCAATTTTGTTGCTGCCGTAATGACTTTCTTGATGTGCTCAATGTAATATTTCCTTTTTTCCGGATCAGGATCAAGAGGATTGGGGTAATAGCCCAACGCCGATATTTCAATATTCATCTCTCCAGCGTATTTTTTTATTGACTTGATCTTTTGTTCATCCAACTCGTTAACATCAATATGGGTAACACCAGCATATCTTCTTTCTGCTTTTCCTTTTGGCCAACAAAGCATTTCAACACAGGCATAACCATTTACGGACGCAAAATCTACCACTTCTTCAAAACTTAAATCAGCTAAAATCGCACTCACAAAACCAAGTTTAAACATACAAAACGAACCTCCTCATGAATGACAGGATCGATGATGAGAATTGAATACCTATTCAGTTTTAATTCAGCAGTGGCTCTCTTTTTTTTAAGAAAAAAGCTCTCTTCCTGAGTGAAATACTCCAAGAAAAGGGGATTCGCTTATCTCCCAAGGATTTCAAATCCCCTTTCTATTATTAAAAAAATCAGCTCAATGAAAAGGAAAAATATTTATTACTATTTTCCTTTTCATTACAACAAAGACTTAGCATTCTCACCTATCTTGTTATTCTTATTTCATTTGAAGTTTTACATCATAAGGTAGCCCACAGGAAAGAGCATTGTTGGCATTCATAAATATATCTCCATCAATCATCAAACCAGCATTCGCTCCATCAGTCATTGCTCCTCGAACATTTCTAACCAGATTCGAATCTCCGATATTGACAACATGAAGGCCAGCTGCTAACAAACTGTCATATAGCTCGGTGTTAGGTTTAGTTTTGGCTAATACAACTGTATCTACAGCAATGGTTTCTTTTTCAAAAGCATCATTCATCAGGACTACTTCACCATCTTTGATTTCAACAACGGTGGTATTGAGACGAATATTGACTGGAAATTTGAAGGCTTTTTCTTCCAGCCCTTGACCGTTTCCACCATTAAATCGCAGCATCATAACTTCACGATGGATTGGTTCGATATTAGGAGCAATTTCTTTATCTTCAGTTACATAAATGACTTCTTTGCCTCTCAAAGCCAAGGCTTCGGCGGTATCGGTGGCAGCATAATGATTCCCCCAGACTAAAACTTTCTGGCCAATCTTGACCGCTTCGACAGTTCTTTCTTTTGGCCAATATTCACAGTTCTTTTTGGCACAGCGAAGCACATCTTCAAATTTAAATGCTTTTTCCACTCCGGGGATATCAGGAAACACTGTCTTGGCACCGGTCCCGCATAAAACAACATCAAACATCTTAAGCTCATCTGTTTTTGCTATGGTATTGAGCCTCACTTCAACCTTTAAGTTTTTAATTTGCTCTCGAATCCAATCCATATACCATTTCATTTTCGATTTTGGAGGAACCATGCAACAAGTTCTTAAAATTCCTCCCAATTCGTCATCTTTTTCAAATAGAGTAACCTGATGTCCTCTCAAAGTAGCAATTCTGGCTGCTTCCATGCCAGCGATTCCACCACCAACCACGGCAACCTTCAGCTTGGTTAATGCTGGTTTTAAATCTAAGAATCGTTCATCACCAATGGCTGGATTTACTGCGCAACGCATTTCCCTCTTAATATAGAGTGACTCTTTCCAACATCCAATCAAACAGGAAATGCACTTTCTTATTTCTTGAACTTTCCCTGCTTTGGCTTTATTCGCCCAGTAGGGATCAGCGATCATTTGTCTTGATAATCCGACCATATCGGTTTTTCCTTCGGAAATAATTCTATCGCAATATTCAGGGGTTCGAAGAGTATGGCTGGTTATCACTGCAATCTTAACTGCTTTTTTAATAGCTTCAGCGGTATAGGTGTTCCATCCTTCTTCATAATACATTGGATCCATGGTTGGACCGGCAGCTTCGAAGATACCAGCGCTGATATCCAAAAATGCTACTCCAGCTTTTTCTAATTCTTTAGCGATTTCAACCGATTCATCCAGCGTACGGCTACCTGGCATCCATTCCTCTCCAGAATATCTCACTCCGATTGGGAAATTTGTACCACATTTATACTTAATCCGGCTGATAATTTCCAAAACAAACCGCATTCTATTCTTTAACGGTCCTCCAAATCGGTCATTTCTTTTGTTGGTGTAAGGGCTTAAAAATTGGGCAATCATATAACCATGAGCACCATGAAGTTCAACCATATCAAAACCAGCTTGTTGGATTCTCCAGGCGGCTTCGGCAAATTTTTCTATCAAATCATAAACTTCTTCAATCTCCATGCCTCTTATGTCTTTTCCTTTAGCCTCGGCACCGGCATAAATAACTTCATGCCCAGCAGAACCAGGAACATCGGTAACCATGTCGCTACAAGAAATCAATCCTTTTCGAGGGTAAGCAGCCTGACGGCCGGGGTGTTGGATTTGAACTGCACACTTGGCGCCATGACGCTGCATTGCTGTTGCTAAATGATGAAGTCCAGGTATAAAGTAATCAGCATCAGCAGATAAGCAAGTAACTGTAGGACGACCAGTTTCCCTATCAGGAGTTGTTGCTCCAACAATTATCAATCCACATCCGCCTTTAGCAATTTCTTCGTGGTAACGGATCACCCTATCGTTCACTGAACCGTCGGCATTTGCCGAACTAATATCAGTAGGAACATGAACAACTCGGTTCGGTACAACAACTTGAGCAATCTTAATTGGTGAAAATATGTGTTCAAATGGCATGCAATAAAACCTCCCTTTTATTCTTCATTTTTGCTTATTTTATTAAACAAATTTATTCTATGGAGTCCGGTGTCTTTTGTCGGACAAGGTGAGAATTCCATCCTTTCAAGTATTTTAATTAAGAATTTAATAAGATGAGATCCTCATCTCCTCGAAAAAGGAGGGTTTAGAATAACGCCTTTATTAATCGTTCATACATTTTCAGGCTAGACCTTCATGCTGAA of Candidatus Atribacteria bacterium ADurb.Bin276 contains these proteins:
- the rbsA_18 gene encoding Ribose import ATP-binding protein RbsA, whose product is MAVLILEAKGIKKRFGGVVALSNGNLRCYQGRITGLLGANGSGKSTISKIITGVYSADEGEIIYNGKPMKYRNPSEARKDGIAMVFQNLSLVPDLTVWQNIVLGAEQKNGIFLDNIHAKELSERILNQLLPDLDINKKINELNPGEMQIVEIAKAISENPQLLILDEPTAALEQAQVKSLFISMKSLAQKGVAMIFTSHRLWEVMEICDDVTIFRNGENVANIDFTNDGRDPEKIVSYITGETQKVTFEEKLSLNTDEVILRINNLNFGKILKDISFELRKGEILGIGGLAGQGQNELMLALAGSFPGLRCDATIMDNKIRLNKPANAIKNGILLVPGDKHLEGLFLKHSVLNNMIFPKMGNQNHPLFVPFKKYRNECDQVIDVLSIKTSNIDMPVETLSGGNQQKVVVGKWLSFDTNVLLLADPAKGVDVGAKRDLYQFIVNQVRDKKMSVILYASDNEELIQYCDRILIMYEGQIVATLERDEITDEAIIACSMRIK
- the alsB_8 gene encoding D-allose-binding periplasmic protein precursor, yielding MIKRISKIVALLVAFGLVFAFSVGSIAQEPPVVGISTGSSGTSWRNIMIAALEEVGNEYKAAGKIADYKIVNNITNGDATEQANILRDFISQGVDIIMVNPNSPDALNGVISEAQDEGILVIAYDATVTAPNVLNVTLDHYAWNTKNAEYICSTLQKGNAIQIYGLDGHPANNDRIRATDDVLKKYPDIKLIANTTGGWDQTKAKEVATQIIGSGQQIDAVFTQDGMAFGVLSAFLDANKLPKVMFGDPGTAFFKEWKKLRDQGADFKACAQPNPPGIGGTAFRMALQLYNGKNFKPGILVDNTYFYKVGMFITDENFDEGWELLKDQPDDFLLSEIMSEEKVAELFE
- a CDS encoding NADH oxidase; the encoded protein is MPFEHIFSPIKIAQVVVPNRVVHVPTDISSANADGSVNDRVIRYHEEIAKGGCGLIIVGATTPDRETGRPTVTCLSADADYFIPGLHHLATAMQRHGAKCAVQIQHPGRQAAYPRKGLISCSDMVTDVPGSAGHEVIYAGAEAKGKDIRGMEIEEVYDLIEKFAEAAWRIQQAGFDMVELHGAHGYMIAQFLSPYTNKRNDRFGGPLKNRMRFVLEIISRIKYKCGTNFPIGVRYSGEEWMPGSRTLDESVEIAKELEKAGVAFLDISAGIFEAAGPTMDPMYYEEGWNTYTAEAIKKAVKIAVITSHTLRTPEYCDRIISEGKTDMVGLSRQMIADPYWANKAKAGKVQEIRKCISCLIGCWKESLYIKREMRCAVNPAIGDERFLDLKPALTKLKVAVVGGGIAGMEAARIATLRGHQVTLFEKDDELGGILRTCCMVPPKSKMKWYMDWIREQIKNLKVEVRLNTIAKTDELKMFDVVLCGTGAKTVFPDIPGVEKAFKFEDVLRCAKKNCEYWPKERTVEAVKIGQKVLVWGNHYAATDTAEALALRGKEVIYVTEDKEIAPNIEPIHREVMMLRFNGGNGQGLEEKAFKFPVNIRLNTTVVEIKDGEVVLMNDAFEKETIAVDTVVLAKTKPNTELYDSLLAAGLHVVNIGDSNLVRNVRGAMTDGANAGLMIDGDIFMNANNALSCGLPYDVKLQMK
- the iolE_5 gene encoding Inosose dehydratase, yielding MFKLGFVSAILADLSFEEVVDFASVNGYACVEMLCWPKGKAERRYAGVTHIDVNELDEQKIKSIKKYAGEMNIEISALGYYPNPLDPDPEKRKYYIEHIKKVITAATKLGLKNVNTFIGKDKNKSIEDNFKTFKKVWPAIIKHAEASNIKIGIENCPMFFTNDEWPGGNNLATTPAIWRRMFEEIKSDNFGLNYDPSHLLWQRIDYIKPIYEFKDKLFHVHIKDAKVFQNKLDEVGILAAPLEFHAPKLPGLGDVNWGKFISALTDIEYQGCVCVEVEDRSFEDSLDSRKKSLILSKQYLNQYVV